A single genomic interval of Rhodopseudomonas palustris harbors:
- a CDS encoding TonB-dependent receptor, with translation MRGCAAGCIALSFGLAIAAARAEQALPQVTIDAPAEARPKPPRRHAPEATARHGQAIPAPTPGASSSAAATSASPTPDAMSAPQNQAASSRVITGAEINALPFMRPGEALEAAPGLVVTQHSGEGKANQYFLRGFNLDHGTDLAITIDGMPVNMPTHGHGQGYADVNFLIPELISTMTVRKGPYFADVGDFGSAGALGIEYLRAMPKNLAEVTVGSFGYRRLLGAASTRVGDGTWLAAFEANTYNGPWDVPDNVRKLNGVLRYSEGTATDGFSLTGMAYSNRWTSTDQVAQRAIDQNLISRYGSLDPTDGGISSRYSLSGRFAKSSDLGQTDINAYVIRSSLQLYNNFTYFLDDPVNGDQFNQHDRRTVLGLNGTQRFDYRFAGLPVETRVGLQTRSDTINVGLNKTYQRDWLSTVRADDVSEQSLGLWTDTTVRWTDWLRTTAGVRQDFFTGRVISDTPANSGNASAAMTSPKAGIVLGPWVGTEFYGNAGTGLHSNDIRGATITVDPNTGDPVNRVPLLVRSKGAELGIRNKSIPGLTTSLAVFVLDFDSELLFVGDAGTTEPSRPSRRMGVEWTSQYRPLSWLGVDLDVAYTRARFTDIDPAGDFIPGAPAWVASAGITLGEQRGWFGALKGRYFGPRPLIEDDSVHSLSSLIFNARAGYRFDNGVRVQLDVLNLFNAKTNQIEYYYLSRLPGEPLGGVNDRHVHPVEPLAVRLTLAGTF, from the coding sequence ATGCGCGGCTGTGCGGCCGGCTGTATCGCGCTGAGTTTTGGTCTGGCGATAGCAGCGGCGCGGGCCGAGCAGGCGCTGCCGCAGGTGACGATCGATGCCCCGGCCGAGGCAAGGCCGAAGCCACCGCGGCGCCACGCGCCGGAAGCGACGGCACGGCACGGCCAGGCGATCCCGGCGCCGACACCGGGCGCATCCTCTTCGGCTGCAGCCACGAGCGCGAGCCCAACGCCCGACGCGATGAGCGCGCCGCAGAACCAGGCCGCAAGCAGCCGCGTCATCACCGGCGCCGAGATCAATGCGCTGCCGTTCATGCGGCCCGGCGAGGCGCTGGAAGCCGCCCCCGGGCTGGTGGTCACTCAACATTCCGGCGAAGGCAAAGCCAACCAGTATTTCCTGCGCGGCTTCAATCTCGACCACGGCACCGATCTCGCCATCACCATCGACGGCATGCCGGTGAACATGCCGACCCACGGCCACGGACAGGGCTATGCCGACGTCAACTTCCTGATCCCCGAACTGATCAGCACCATGACGGTGCGCAAGGGACCGTATTTTGCCGACGTCGGCGACTTCGGTTCGGCCGGCGCGCTCGGCATCGAATATCTGCGGGCGATGCCCAAGAACCTCGCCGAGGTGACGGTCGGCAGCTTCGGCTATCGCCGGCTGCTCGGCGCCGCCTCGACGCGGGTCGGCGACGGCACCTGGCTCGCCGCCTTCGAAGCCAACACCTACAACGGCCCGTGGGACGTGCCGGACAACGTCCGCAAGCTCAACGGCGTTCTGCGCTACAGCGAGGGCACTGCGACCGACGGCTTTTCGCTGACCGGCATGGCCTATTCCAACCGCTGGACCTCGACCGACCAGGTCGCGCAGCGCGCGATCGACCAGAACCTGATCAGCCGCTACGGCTCGCTCGATCCGACCGACGGCGGCATCTCCAGCCGCTACAGCCTGTCGGGCCGGTTCGCGAAATCGAGCGACCTCGGCCAGACCGACATCAACGCCTATGTGATCCGCTCGTCGCTGCAGCTCTACAACAACTTCACCTACTTCCTCGACGACCCGGTGAACGGCGACCAGTTCAACCAGCACGATCGCCGCACCGTGCTCGGCCTGAACGGCACGCAGCGCTTCGACTACCGCTTCGCGGGCCTGCCGGTGGAAACGCGGGTCGGGCTGCAGACGCGGTCCGACACCATCAATGTCGGCCTCAACAAGACCTATCAGCGCGACTGGCTGTCGACGGTGCGGGCCGACGATGTCTCCGAGCAGTCGCTCGGACTGTGGACCGACACCACGGTGCGCTGGACCGATTGGCTGCGCACCACCGCCGGCGTGCGGCAGGATTTTTTCACCGGCCGGGTGATCAGCGACACACCGGCAAATTCCGGCAACGCTTCGGCGGCGATGACCAGTCCGAAGGCCGGCATCGTGCTCGGCCCCTGGGTCGGCACTGAGTTCTATGGCAACGCCGGCACCGGGCTGCACAGCAACGATATCCGCGGCGCCACCATCACGGTCGATCCCAACACCGGCGATCCGGTGAATCGTGTGCCGCTGCTGGTGCGCTCGAAGGGTGCCGAGCTTGGTATTCGCAATAAATCGATCCCGGGGCTGACGACATCGCTCGCCGTGTTCGTGCTCGATTTCGACTCCGAGCTGTTGTTCGTCGGCGATGCCGGCACCACCGAACCGAGCCGGCCAAGCCGCCGGATGGGTGTCGAATGGACCAGCCAGTATCGGCCGCTGTCCTGGCTCGGTGTCGATCTCGACGTCGCCTACACCAGAGCGCGGTTCACCGACATCGATCCGGCCGGCGACTTCATCCCCGGCGCACCGGCGTGGGTGGCCAGCGCCGGCATCACGCTCGGCGAGCAGCGCGGCTGGTTCGGTGCGTTGAAGGGCCGCTATTTCGGACCGCGACCGCTGATCGAGGACGACAGCGTGCATTCGCTGTCGTCGCTGATCTTCAACGCCCGCGCCGGCTATCGCTTCGACAACGGCGTGCGGGTGCAGCTCGACGTGCTGAACCTGTTCAACGCGAAGACCAATCAGATCGAATACTACTACCTGTCGCGATTACCCGGCGAACCGCTCGGTGGCGTCAACGATCGCCACGTTCATCCGGTGGAACCGCTGGCAGTGCGGCTGACGCTAGCCGGCACATTCTGA
- a CDS encoding PRC-barrel domain-containing protein — MTPETNETLKLIGSDKVQGTAVYGPDGEKIGSIERVMIEKVSGRVSYAVLSFGGFLGIGDDHYPLPWPALKYNVELGGYQVMVTVDQLERAPKYGPGSEWDWRGARKVDDYYGVALT, encoded by the coding sequence ATGACCCCAGAGACCAACGAAACCCTCAAGCTGATCGGCAGCGACAAGGTGCAGGGAACCGCGGTGTACGGGCCGGACGGTGAGAAGATCGGCTCAATCGAGCGCGTGATGATCGAGAAGGTCAGTGGCCGGGTGTCTTACGCGGTGCTGTCGTTCGGCGGCTTCCTCGGCATCGGCGACGATCACTACCCGCTGCCCTGGCCGGCGCTGAAATACAACGTCGAGCTCGGCGGCTATCAGGTGATGGTCACCGTCGACCAGCTCGAACGCGCACCGAAATACGGTCCCGGCTCCGAATGGGATTGGCGCGGCGCCCGCAAGGTCGATGATTACTACGGCGTGGCGCTGACATAA
- a CDS encoding alpha-amylase family glycosyl hydrolase → MESVTSVSWWAAGVLYQIYPRSFQDSNNDGIGDLRGIIDRLGYLSDLGVDAIWLSPIFPSPMADFGYDVADYVGIDPIFGTMDDFDALVLTAHARGLKVILDLVPNHSSEQHPWFVESRSSRHNPKRDWYIWRDPAPDGGPPTNWLSEFGGSGWEYDDATGQYYYHAFLKQQPDLNWRNPEVRAAIYDAMRFWLRKGVDGFRVDVIWHLIKDDQFRDNLPNPDFRPGMPPHAALIPIYSADRPETLEVVAELRRVVDEFDHRLLIGEIYLPMERLVAYYGAELKGAQLPFNFALLSTPWRAREIAALIDRYEQALPAGAWPNWVLGNHDRPRVASRVGPAQARVAALLLLTLRGTPTMYYGDELGMEQVEIAPEDVQDPFEKNVPGIGVGRDGCRTPMQWDASDNAGFSDARPWLPLAPNATQDNVANLRADAQSILNLYRALLRLRRALPQLALGTYQPLAAEGDLLLYRRHHQGRSVLVALNLGPDPISAASDAIGLDGEVLLSTMLDRAGERIGATLDLRGNEGIIVGRAPEDVV, encoded by the coding sequence ATGGAAAGCGTGACGAGCGTGTCGTGGTGGGCGGCGGGTGTGCTGTACCAGATCTATCCGCGCTCGTTTCAGGACAGCAACAACGACGGCATCGGTGATCTGCGCGGGATCATCGATCGGCTCGGCTATCTGTCCGATCTCGGCGTCGACGCGATCTGGCTGTCTCCGATCTTTCCGTCACCGATGGCGGACTTCGGCTACGATGTCGCCGACTATGTCGGCATCGATCCAATCTTCGGCACGATGGACGATTTCGACGCGCTGGTGCTCACGGCCCATGCCCGCGGGCTCAAGGTCATTCTCGATCTGGTGCCGAACCATTCATCCGAACAGCATCCCTGGTTCGTCGAGAGCCGGTCGTCGCGGCACAATCCCAAGCGCGATTGGTACATCTGGCGCGACCCAGCCCCGGACGGCGGACCGCCGACGAATTGGCTGTCGGAATTCGGCGGCAGCGGCTGGGAGTACGACGACGCCACCGGCCAATACTACTATCACGCCTTTCTGAAGCAGCAGCCGGACCTCAACTGGCGTAATCCGGAAGTGCGGGCCGCGATCTATGACGCGATGCGGTTCTGGCTGCGGAAGGGCGTCGATGGCTTCCGGGTCGACGTGATCTGGCACCTGATCAAGGACGACCAATTCCGCGACAACCTGCCCAATCCGGATTTCCGCCCCGGCATGCCGCCGCACGCCGCGCTGATCCCGATTTACTCCGCGGATCGGCCGGAGACATTGGAAGTGGTTGCCGAACTGCGCCGTGTCGTCGACGAATTCGATCATCGGCTGCTGATTGGTGAGATCTATCTGCCGATGGAGCGGCTGGTCGCGTATTACGGAGCGGAGCTGAAGGGTGCGCAGCTGCCTTTCAACTTCGCGCTGCTGTCGACGCCGTGGCGCGCCCGGGAGATTGCGGCGTTGATCGATCGCTACGAGCAGGCGTTGCCGGCCGGCGCGTGGCCGAACTGGGTGCTGGGCAATCACGATCGGCCGCGGGTGGCGAGCCGGGTCGGGCCGGCACAGGCCCGCGTCGCCGCGCTGCTGTTGCTGACGCTGCGCGGCACCCCGACGATGTATTACGGCGACGAGCTCGGCATGGAGCAGGTCGAGATCGCGCCCGAGGACGTGCAGGATCCGTTCGAGAAGAACGTGCCCGGCATCGGTGTCGGCCGCGATGGCTGCCGCACACCGATGCAGTGGGACGCGTCGGACAACGCCGGGTTCTCGGATGCCCGGCCGTGGCTGCCGCTGGCCCCGAACGCCACCCAGGACAACGTCGCTAATCTGCGCGCTGACGCGCAGTCGATCCTAAACCTCTATCGCGCTCTGCTGCGGCTTCGGCGCGCGCTGCCCCAGCTCGCGCTTGGCACTTACCAGCCGCTCGCCGCGGAAGGTGATCTGTTGCTGTATCGCCGGCATCATCAAGGGCGGTCGGTCTTGGTGGCGCTCAATCTCGGCCCGGATCCGATCTCGGCGGCGTCCGACGCGATCGGGCTCGACGGCGAGGTACTGCTGTCGACTATGCTGGACCGCGCCGGCGAACGCATCGGTGCCACGCTCGACCTGCGCGGCAACGAAGGCATCATCGTCGGCCGGGCGCCGGAGGACGTGGTTTAG
- a CDS encoding methylated-DNA--[protein]-cysteine S-methyltransferase, whose translation MAGTAYTIFDTMMGRCGIAWGGGGVLAVQLAESREIDTRRRLLRLCPDARESRAEARIEPVIDGLSAALRGEPWDFSDVPLDLGGIPGFDCRVYAALRAIPRGETLTFAEIAKQLRSSGAVHAVGQAIRRNPFTLIVPCHRALAAAGDTSGICANGGTITRRRLLSLEGALATSGPSLLDVLLPFAPPRQADR comes from the coding sequence ATGGCGGGGACTGCCTACACCATCTTCGACACCATGATGGGCCGATGCGGGATCGCATGGGGCGGCGGAGGCGTGCTGGCGGTGCAACTCGCCGAGAGCCGCGAGATCGACACCCGCCGCAGGCTGCTGCGGCTTTGCCCGGACGCCCGCGAGAGCCGCGCCGAGGCCCGGATCGAGCCCGTGATCGACGGCTTGTCTGCCGCGCTCCGCGGCGAGCCGTGGGATTTCTCCGACGTTCCGCTCGATCTCGGCGGGATCCCGGGATTCGATTGCCGCGTCTATGCGGCATTGCGAGCGATCCCGCGCGGCGAGACGCTGACCTTCGCCGAGATCGCCAAGCAGCTCCGCTCCTCGGGCGCCGTGCATGCAGTCGGTCAGGCCATCCGCCGCAATCCGTTCACCCTGATCGTGCCCTGCCACCGCGCACTCGCGGCCGCAGGCGACACCAGCGGCATCTGCGCCAATGGCGGCACGATCACCCGGCGGCGCCTGCTGTCGCTCGAAGGCGCGCTCGCCACCAGCGGTCCGAGCCTGCTCGACGTCCTGCTGCCGTTCGCCCCTCCGCGGCAGGCCGACCGCTAG
- a CDS encoding MATE family efflux transporter, giving the protein MSDIAVAELPPVAPAAPAPPAATPPPPKNPLLDDGILRTLLRLSWPNVVALTAGTCVAVAETSYIGRLGTEALAAMALVFPFVILTMTMSGGAMGGGVASAIARALGSGDDDRAAVLAMHALLIGLCFGLVFTVGMLTFGERALALLGGRGAVLSQAAGYVHIFFAGAVVPWLMNTFAAILRGTGNMKLPSLMILSSAVLQIVLGGALGLGFGPIPRFGMPGVAAGTLTAFSIGASVMAWVIFSGRAGVKPRLDGFRIERGMFIDILKVGAVSCFSPLQSVLTITIFTHMLAHFGTAVLAGYGIGGRLEFMLTSIAFAVGIASVPMIGMAIGAGRVKRARQIAWTAGLVSFLFVGVVGTGIAIFPHLWIDLFTDDAAVRLAGEQYLRAAAPMYAFIGLSISMYFSAQGAARVLGPVLAQTGRLLFVVGGGWLLIKNHGSAGSFYLLAAGSMVLLGVTSALSVLVTRWGPKPPAASIAG; this is encoded by the coding sequence ATGTCCGATATTGCCGTTGCGGAGTTGCCGCCGGTTGCGCCAGCCGCGCCGGCCCCGCCTGCCGCGACGCCTCCACCTCCGAAAAATCCGCTGCTCGACGATGGCATCCTGCGGACGCTGCTGCGGCTGTCCTGGCCCAACGTGGTGGCGCTGACGGCGGGCACCTGCGTGGCGGTCGCCGAGACCTCCTATATCGGCCGGCTCGGCACCGAGGCGCTGGCCGCGATGGCGCTGGTGTTTCCGTTCGTGATCCTGACCATGACCATGTCCGGCGGCGCGATGGGTGGTGGCGTTGCCTCGGCGATCGCGCGCGCGCTCGGCTCGGGCGACGACGACCGCGCAGCGGTGCTGGCGATGCACGCGCTGCTGATCGGGCTGTGCTTCGGCTTGGTGTTCACGGTCGGGATGTTGACGTTCGGCGAGCGCGCGCTGGCGCTGCTCGGCGGCCGCGGCGCGGTGCTGAGCCAGGCCGCCGGCTACGTTCACATCTTTTTCGCCGGCGCGGTGGTGCCGTGGCTGATGAACACCTTCGCGGCGATCCTGCGCGGCACCGGCAACATGAAACTGCCGTCGCTGATGATCCTCAGCTCGGCGGTGCTGCAGATCGTGCTCGGCGGCGCGCTCGGCCTCGGCTTCGGGCCGATCCCGCGGTTCGGTATGCCCGGCGTTGCCGCCGGCACGCTGACGGCATTTTCGATCGGCGCTTCGGTGATGGCCTGGGTGATCTTCTCCGGCCGGGCCGGGGTGAAGCCGCGGCTGGACGGCTTCCGGATCGAGCGCGGCATGTTCATCGACATCTTGAAGGTCGGCGCCGTGTCGTGCTTCTCGCCGCTGCAGTCGGTGCTGACCATCACGATCTTCACCCACATGCTGGCGCATTTCGGCACCGCGGTGCTGGCCGGCTACGGCATCGGCGGCCGGCTGGAGTTCATGCTGACCTCGATCGCGTTCGCGGTCGGCATCGCCTCGGTGCCGATGATCGGCATGGCGATCGGGGCCGGCCGGGTGAAGCGGGCGCGGCAGATCGCCTGGACGGCCGGGCTGGTGTCGTTCCTGTTCGTCGGCGTGGTCGGCACCGGGATCGCGATCTTTCCGCACCTCTGGATCGACCTGTTCACCGACGATGCGGCGGTACGGCTCGCCGGTGAGCAATATCTCCGCGCCGCGGCGCCGATGTACGCCTTCATCGGGCTGTCGATCTCGATGTATTTTTCCGCGCAGGGCGCCGCCAGGGTGCTGGGGCCGGTGCTGGCGCAGACCGGGCGGCTGCTGTTCGTGGTCGGCGGCGGCTGGCTGCTGATCAAGAACCACGGCAGCGCCGGCAGCTTCTATCTGCTCGCCGCAGGCTCGATGGTGCTGCTCGGTGTGACGTCGGCGCTGAGCGTGCTGGTGACGCGCTGGGGCCCGAAGCCGCCGGCCGCGTCGATCGCCGGCTAG